Proteins encoded by one window of Ramlibacter tataouinensis:
- a CDS encoding enoyl-CoA hydratase-related protein encodes MSETVPTAPVLVSREGAVGVLTLNRPDKRNALDLTMRGAIAEAVRGLEADPEVKAIVITGSDTVFAAGADLNLLVDKGAQQVAEIDLGQYWAPVAGARKPVIAAVSGFALGAGCELALMCDFIVADPTARLGQPELAVGIMPGAGGTQRLVRSVGKQVASLMLMTGEPLTGERAFQLGLVAELAPEGQALARALELARKAARMPPKALDATKRVLRQGADLPLDAALALENREFLLLFDTEDKTEGMRAFLDKRKPAFTGR; translated from the coding sequence GTGAGCGAGACAGTGCCGACCGCCCCCGTGCTGGTGAGCCGCGAAGGCGCCGTGGGCGTGCTCACGCTCAACCGGCCCGACAAGCGCAACGCGCTGGACCTCACCATGCGCGGCGCCATCGCCGAGGCCGTCCGCGGCCTCGAAGCCGACCCCGAGGTCAAGGCCATCGTCATCACCGGCAGCGACACCGTGTTCGCCGCCGGCGCGGACCTGAACCTGCTGGTGGACAAGGGCGCCCAGCAGGTCGCCGAGATCGACCTGGGCCAGTACTGGGCGCCGGTGGCCGGCGCCCGCAAACCGGTGATCGCGGCCGTGAGCGGCTTCGCGCTGGGCGCCGGCTGCGAGCTGGCGCTGATGTGCGACTTCATCGTGGCCGACCCGACGGCGCGCCTGGGCCAGCCCGAACTGGCGGTGGGCATCATGCCCGGCGCCGGTGGCACCCAGCGGCTAGTGCGCAGCGTCGGCAAGCAGGTCGCCAGCCTGATGCTGATGACCGGCGAGCCGCTGACCGGCGAGCGCGCGTTCCAGCTCGGCCTGGTGGCCGAGCTCGCGCCGGAGGGCCAGGCGCTGGCCCGCGCGCTGGAGCTGGCGCGCAAGGCAGCCCGCATGCCGCCCAAGGCGCTGGACGCCACCAAGCGGGTGCTGCGCCAGGGCGCGGACCTGCCGCTGGACGCGGCGCTGGCGCTGGAGAACCGCGAGTTCCTGCTGCTGTTCGACACCGAGGACAAGACCGAAGGCATGCGCGCGTTCCTGGACAAGCGCAAGCCCGCATTCACCGGCCGCTGA
- a CDS encoding FAS1-like dehydratase domain-containing protein, which translates to MSAAPIDLDHLRQWVGRASSAEQFLDPFPARALAGLLDRAEAPGEGDALPLPWHWLYFLDAPSRAATGADGHPQRGGFLPPVPLPRRMWAAGEMTVQQPLRLGRPARKTSTVRSVDLKQGKAGSLVFVTVAHELEQDGQACISELQHIVYREAPTAPAPLPAGEAAPQEAAWSRELQPDPVLLFRFSALTYNGHRIHYDRDYATREEFYPALVVHGPLIATLLLDLAARERPGAQPAQFRFRAQRPAFDTDPLRLCGRPEEGGAALWTSDPAGFLGMTASVRFR; encoded by the coding sequence ATGAGCGCCGCGCCGATCGACCTCGACCACCTGCGCCAGTGGGTGGGCCGCGCCAGCAGCGCCGAGCAGTTCCTCGATCCGTTCCCGGCGCGCGCGCTGGCCGGGCTGCTCGATCGCGCCGAGGCACCGGGCGAAGGCGACGCGCTGCCGCTGCCCTGGCACTGGCTGTACTTCCTCGATGCGCCCAGCCGCGCGGCCACGGGCGCGGACGGCCACCCCCAACGCGGCGGCTTCCTGCCGCCGGTGCCGCTGCCGCGCCGAATGTGGGCGGCCGGCGAGATGACGGTGCAGCAGCCGCTGCGCCTGGGGCGGCCGGCGCGCAAGACCTCCACCGTGCGCAGCGTGGACCTGAAGCAGGGCAAGGCCGGCTCGCTGGTGTTCGTCACCGTCGCCCACGAGCTGGAACAGGACGGGCAGGCCTGCATTTCGGAGCTGCAGCACATCGTCTATCGCGAGGCGCCGACCGCGCCGGCGCCGCTGCCGGCCGGCGAGGCCGCGCCACAAGAGGCCGCCTGGTCGCGCGAACTGCAGCCCGATCCGGTGCTGCTGTTCCGCTTTTCCGCGCTCACCTACAACGGCCACCGCATCCACTACGACCGCGACTACGCCACGCGCGAGGAGTTCTATCCGGCGCTGGTGGTGCACGGCCCGCTGATCGCCACCCTGCTGCTGGACCTGGCGGCGCGCGAGCGGCCGGGCGCGCAGCCGGCGCAGTTCCGCTTCCGCGCCCAGCGCCCCGCCTTCGACACCGACCCGCTGCGCCTGTGCGGCCGCCCGGAGGAGGGCGGCGCCGCGCTCTGGACGTCCGATCCCGCCGGCTTCCTCGGCATGACCGCCTCGGTGCGGTTCCGCTGA
- a CDS encoding SDR family NAD(P)-dependent oxidoreductase — protein MAGGASAQRRALVTGGASGIGAAIVRRLAADGLAVVCADLQGEAARRLADECGADAVQLDVCDYERVHAVVQQFGPFDVLVNCAGVDQHEFFTRTTPQDWRRLLGVNLESVLNTTHAVLPAMQQAGYGRIVNVASEAGRLGSRGGSVYAAAKGGVIAFTRSIARENGRKGITANVVAPGPIDTPLLRQAVQQGGGKLMDAMTGATLAGRLGTSDEVAAAVAFLASEAAGYVTGEVLGVSGGMGCGA, from the coding sequence GTGGCGGGCGGCGCAAGCGCGCAGCGGCGCGCCCTCGTCACCGGCGGCGCCAGCGGCATCGGCGCGGCCATCGTGCGGCGGCTGGCGGCCGATGGCCTGGCCGTGGTGTGCGCGGACCTGCAGGGCGAGGCCGCACGCCGGCTGGCCGACGAATGCGGTGCCGATGCGGTGCAACTGGACGTCTGCGACTACGAGCGCGTACACGCGGTGGTGCAGCAGTTCGGCCCGTTCGACGTGCTGGTGAACTGCGCCGGCGTCGACCAGCACGAGTTCTTCACCAGGACCACGCCGCAGGACTGGCGGCGCCTGCTCGGTGTCAATCTGGAATCGGTGCTCAACACCACGCATGCCGTGCTGCCCGCCATGCAGCAGGCCGGCTACGGGCGCATCGTCAACGTCGCTTCCGAAGCGGGCCGGCTGGGTTCGCGCGGCGGCTCGGTGTACGCGGCCGCCAAGGGCGGCGTGATCGCGTTCACGCGCTCGATTGCACGCGAGAACGGACGCAAGGGCATCACCGCCAACGTGGTGGCGCCCGGACCGATCGACACACCCCTGCTGCGGCAGGCGGTGCAGCAGGGCGGCGGCAAGCTGATGGACGCGATGACCGGCGCCACGCTGGCCGGCCGGCTGGGCACCAGCGACGAGGTGGCCGCGGCCGTGGCTTTCCTCGCGTCGGAAGCGGCCGGCTACGTCACCGGCGAAGTGCTGGGCGTGTCTGGCGGCATGGGGTGCGGCGCATGA
- a CDS encoding alpha/beta hydrolase has product MSEHVDAVIARVRSVYGRWRRDTTVAQMRADWDALFNATGDASFEPVQAGGVPSAWIAAPGVRSDQAIVYFHGGGFQVGSLHSHRELMARLSAAAGVRVLGVAYRLAPEHRHPAPLQDALAVLQWLRGQGFAAKDIALAGDSAGGGLALGTMLALYGRGDALPAAAFLMSAWTDLAATGESYETRAAADPIHQRPMIQAMARNFLGPDADPRDPLASPLYASDAQLAALPPLLLQVGDRETVLSDSEAFARRVRAAGGQAESQAWPGMIHVFQQFPGELPEAREALLAGGRFLASHLGRAPSGEPST; this is encoded by the coding sequence ATGAGCGAGCACGTCGATGCCGTCATCGCCCGCGTCCGCTCGGTCTATGGCCGCTGGCGCCGCGACACCACCGTTGCACAGATGCGCGCCGACTGGGATGCCTTGTTCAACGCCACCGGCGACGCCTCGTTCGAGCCGGTGCAGGCCGGCGGCGTGCCCAGCGCCTGGATCGCCGCGCCCGGCGTGCGCAGCGACCAGGCCATCGTCTACTTCCACGGCGGCGGCTTCCAGGTCGGCTCGCTGCATTCGCATCGCGAGCTGATGGCGCGGCTGTCCGCTGCCGCCGGCGTGCGCGTGCTGGGGGTGGCTTACCGGCTGGCGCCGGAACACCGCCATCCCGCGCCGCTGCAGGACGCGCTGGCAGTGCTGCAATGGCTGCGCGGCCAGGGCTTCGCCGCGAAGGACATCGCGCTGGCAGGCGACTCCGCCGGCGGCGGCCTGGCCCTGGGCACGATGCTGGCCCTGTACGGCCGCGGCGATGCGCTGCCGGCCGCAGCCTTCCTGATGTCGGCCTGGACCGACCTGGCGGCGACCGGCGAGAGCTACGAGACGCGCGCCGCCGCCGACCCGATCCACCAGCGGCCGATGATCCAGGCGATGGCGCGCAACTTCCTCGGCCCCGACGCCGACCCGCGCGATCCGCTCGCCTCGCCGCTGTACGCGAGCGACGCCCAGCTGGCCGCGCTGCCCCCGCTGCTGCTGCAGGTGGGCGACCGCGAGACGGTGCTGAGCGACTCCGAGGCGTTCGCCCGTCGCGTGCGTGCCGCCGGCGGGCAGGCCGAAAGCCAGGCCTGGCCGGGCATGATCCACGTGTTCCAGCAATTTCCCGGCGAGTTGCCCGAGGCGCGCGAAGCGCTGCTCGCGGGCGGCCGCTTCCTTGCGTCCCACCTGGGCCGCGCTCCTTCCGGAGAGCCTTCAACATGA
- a CDS encoding enoyl-CoA hydratase/isomerase family protein yields MAQPVVLLDHPAPHVARLRINRPDKRNAIDYDVRQGFIDHLQALLADGRTRALVFGGVEGVFSAGGDVPSMVGLSEAQARERMRHIHVLCRLVAQARIPVVSAMEGVTAGAAVGLALLGDRIVIGRNARVLFPFLKLGLAPDWGQLLTLPRRVGLPAAHRLLSDGRPVLGEEALRIGLADALAEDAEVMATAVRVASELALLPAEAFGRMKDRLHHPSASLEEELAREETDQAACLLGEDFLEGFDAFRRKRTADFIERPGARK; encoded by the coding sequence GTGGCGCAGCCCGTCGTCCTCCTCGACCACCCGGCGCCGCACGTGGCCCGGCTGCGGATCAACCGGCCGGACAAGCGCAACGCGATCGACTACGACGTGCGCCAGGGCTTCATCGACCACCTGCAGGCGCTGCTGGCCGATGGCCGGACGAGGGCGCTGGTGTTCGGCGGGGTCGAGGGCGTGTTTTCCGCCGGCGGCGACGTGCCGAGCATGGTGGGCCTGAGCGAGGCGCAGGCGCGCGAGCGCATGCGCCACATCCACGTGCTGTGCCGGCTGGTCGCGCAGGCGCGAATCCCGGTGGTCAGCGCGATGGAAGGCGTGACGGCCGGTGCCGCCGTCGGCCTGGCGCTGCTGGGCGACCGCATCGTGATCGGCCGCAACGCGCGTGTGCTGTTCCCCTTCCTCAAGCTCGGCCTGGCGCCCGACTGGGGACAGCTGCTCACGCTGCCGCGGCGGGTCGGCCTGCCGGCGGCGCACCGGTTGCTGAGCGACGGACGGCCCGTCCTGGGCGAGGAGGCGCTGCGCATCGGGCTGGCGGACGCCCTGGCCGAGGACGCGGAGGTCATGGCCACCGCCGTGCGCGTGGCTTCCGAGCTGGCCCTGCTGCCGGCCGAGGCCTTCGGCCGGATGAAGGATCGTTTGCACCATCCCTCGGCCAGCCTGGAAGAGGAGCTGGCGCGGGAAGAGACCGACCAGGCCGCCTGCCTGCTGGGCGAGGACTTCCTGGAAGGCTTCGACGCTTTCCGCCGCAAGCGAACCGCCGATTTCATCGAACGCCCCGGAGCCCGCAAGTGA
- a CDS encoding enoyl-CoA hydratase/isomerase family protein — protein sequence MSQETKPEVLVADGPVRLELHAGGVAHLRLNRPESANGLNVELLRALHEAVLRIHGDGRVRAVLLTGEGKNFCAGGDVHTFLSKGEALPDYIRVATSLLQLAASALIRLNPPVVSAVHGFAAGGGGMGLVCSSDFIVAGESTRFLAGATRVAMVPDAGVSVTLTQLVGFRRAMEILMLNPVITAAEAKEMGLVTRVVPDAQLLDEAWSLARQLAAGAPAALANTKRLLWNGIGQGVEAAMPQENHAQAFLSGTADAREGLAAVIDKRAPRFTGR from the coding sequence ATGAGCCAGGAGACGAAACCCGAGGTGCTGGTCGCGGACGGCCCGGTGCGGCTGGAGCTGCACGCCGGCGGCGTGGCGCACCTGCGCCTGAACCGGCCGGAGTCGGCCAATGGCCTGAACGTCGAACTGCTGCGCGCGCTGCACGAGGCGGTGCTGCGCATCCACGGCGACGGCCGGGTGCGCGCCGTGCTGCTGACCGGCGAGGGCAAGAACTTCTGCGCTGGCGGCGACGTCCACACCTTCCTGTCCAAGGGCGAGGCGCTGCCGGACTACATCCGGGTGGCGACTTCGCTGCTGCAGCTGGCGGCATCGGCCCTGATCCGCCTCAACCCGCCGGTGGTCTCGGCGGTGCATGGGTTCGCCGCCGGCGGCGGTGGCATGGGCCTGGTCTGCTCGTCCGACTTCATCGTCGCCGGCGAATCCACCCGCTTCCTGGCCGGTGCCACGCGGGTGGCGATGGTGCCGGATGCCGGCGTGTCGGTCACGCTGACCCAGCTGGTCGGCTTCCGCCGCGCCATGGAGATCCTGATGCTCAACCCGGTGATCACCGCCGCCGAGGCCAAGGAGATGGGCCTGGTCACGCGCGTGGTCCCGGACGCCCAGCTGCTCGACGAGGCCTGGTCGCTGGCGCGGCAGCTCGCGGCCGGCGCCCCGGCCGCGCTGGCCAATACCAAGCGGCTGCTGTGGAACGGCATCGGCCAGGGCGTGGAAGCCGCGATGCCGCAGGAGAACCACGCGCAGGCCTTCCTGTCGGGCACGGCCGATGCGCGCGAGGGCCTGGCGGCCGTGATCGACAAGCGCGCGCCGCGCTTCACGGGGCGCTGA
- a CDS encoding hydroxymethylglutaryl-CoA synthase family protein, with protein MIGITAYGGYVPRLRLSRQAAGQANAWYAPQFASRKGTRAFANWDEDSITLAVAAARDCLGPAEDRSRVRGLLLASDTLPFAERLNAAVVAGALTLDDGIEAMDMGGTQRAALSAFTQAIARVQAGGGDTLVLAADNRRTRAASAQELEYGDAAAAVLVGRDKVLAEYLGGSTVTADFVDHFRAAGEEVDYHWEERWVRDEGIAKLVPRAVKAALAQAGVAAAEVDHFIFPTTFAKMDQQLAKACGLGPESVVGNLAESVGDTGVPHGLLLLAQVLERARPGQTIVLAQFGSGAQALVFRVTDAIDGFKPARGVSQWLARGVEERNYTRFLSFKGQLALERGMRGEQDKKTALSTAWRHHEALLGLVAGRCEVTGSVHFPPSRLSYDAKPLQDTQKPHKLADRPARILSWSAEYLSWHPAPPHHYGQIDFEGGGRILMDFTDLEVGEVDAGTPMEMVFRIKDIDERRGFTRYFWKATPVRGAQG; from the coding sequence ATGATCGGAATCACCGCATACGGCGGCTACGTGCCGCGCCTGCGCCTGTCGCGCCAGGCGGCCGGACAGGCCAACGCCTGGTACGCGCCGCAGTTCGCGTCGCGCAAGGGCACCCGCGCCTTCGCCAACTGGGACGAAGACAGCATCACCCTGGCCGTCGCCGCCGCGCGCGACTGCCTGGGCCCGGCGGAAGACCGCAGCCGCGTGCGCGGGCTGCTGCTCGCCTCCGACACGCTGCCGTTCGCCGAGCGCCTCAATGCCGCCGTGGTGGCCGGGGCGCTGACGCTCGACGACGGGATCGAGGCGATGGACATGGGCGGCACGCAGCGCGCCGCGCTGTCGGCCTTCACCCAGGCCATCGCGCGCGTGCAGGCCGGCGGCGGCGACACGCTGGTGCTGGCCGCCGACAACCGCCGCACCCGCGCGGCCAGCGCGCAGGAGCTGGAGTACGGTGACGCCGCCGCGGCCGTGCTGGTCGGCCGCGACAAGGTCCTGGCCGAGTACCTGGGCGGCAGCACCGTGACGGCCGACTTTGTCGACCACTTCCGCGCCGCCGGCGAGGAGGTGGACTACCACTGGGAAGAGCGCTGGGTGCGCGACGAAGGCATCGCCAAGCTGGTGCCGCGCGCCGTCAAGGCGGCGCTGGCGCAGGCGGGCGTGGCGGCGGCGGAAGTGGACCACTTCATCTTCCCGACCACCTTCGCCAAGATGGACCAGCAGCTCGCCAAGGCTTGCGGCCTGGGCCCCGAATCCGTGGTCGGCAACCTGGCCGAGTCGGTGGGTGACACCGGCGTGCCGCACGGCCTGCTGCTGCTGGCGCAGGTGCTGGAGCGGGCCCGTCCCGGCCAGACCATCGTGCTGGCCCAGTTCGGCAGCGGCGCGCAGGCGCTGGTGTTCCGCGTGACCGACGCCATCGACGGCTTCAAGCCCGCGCGCGGCGTCAGCCAGTGGCTGGCGCGCGGCGTCGAGGAGCGCAACTACACCCGCTTCCTGTCGTTCAAGGGCCAGCTCGCGCTGGAGCGCGGCATGCGCGGCGAGCAGGACAAGAAGACGGCGCTGTCCACCGCCTGGCGCCACCACGAGGCGCTGCTGGGCCTGGTGGCCGGCCGCTGCGAGGTGACGGGCAGCGTGCACTTCCCGCCCTCGCGCCTGAGCTACGACGCCAAGCCGCTGCAGGACACGCAAAAGCCGCACAAGCTGGCCGACCGTCCGGCCAGGATCCTCAGCTGGTCGGCCGAGTACCTGTCCTGGCACCCGGCGCCGCCGCACCACTACGGGCAGATCGATTTCGAAGGGGGCGGCCGCATCCTGATGGACTTCACCGACCTGGAAGTCGGCGAAGTGGATGCCGGCACGCCGATGGAGATGGTGTTCCGCATCAAGGACATCGACGAGCGCCGCGGCTTCACGCGGTACTTCTGGAAGGCCACGCCGGTGCGCGGCGCGCAAGGCTAA
- a CDS encoding acetyl-CoA acetyltransferase, whose product MAQGIKDKVAILGMGCSKFGERWDASPEDLMLEAYNEAMADAGISPDQLGAAWFSTHMDDVGTGRGGTPMGIALRLPNIGVTRVENFCAGGSEAIRAAVYAVAAGACDIALALGVEKLKDTGYGGLPMATVGTYIPQWYPNAVAPANFAQLASAYRARHGIDAALLKRAIAHVSVKSHANGAKNPKAHFQKAVSEETVLKAPIIAEPLGLFDCAGVSDGAAAVIVTTPDIARGLGKKDLVTVKALQVAVSNGWELQSSEWDGSYVHTARIAAKRAYEEAGIRNPREELSMTEVHDCFSITELVTMEDLGLSDDGKAVQDVLDGAFDADGRVPCQIDGGLKCFGHPVGASGIRMLYEIYLQLQGRAGPRQLANPKTGLIHNLGGQPSQNVCSVSIVGLEGA is encoded by the coding sequence ATGGCACAAGGCATCAAGGACAAGGTGGCCATCCTCGGCATGGGCTGCAGCAAGTTCGGCGAGCGCTGGGACGCCAGCCCGGAAGACCTCATGCTCGAGGCCTACAACGAGGCGATGGCCGACGCGGGGATCTCGCCCGACCAGCTCGGCGCCGCCTGGTTCTCCACCCACATGGACGACGTCGGCACCGGCCGCGGCGGCACGCCCATGGGCATCGCGCTGCGCCTGCCCAACATCGGCGTGACGCGGGTGGAGAACTTCTGCGCCGGCGGCTCCGAGGCGATCCGCGCCGCGGTGTACGCGGTGGCCGCCGGCGCCTGCGACATCGCGCTCGCGCTGGGCGTGGAAAAGCTCAAGGACACCGGCTACGGCGGCCTGCCGATGGCCACCGTCGGCACCTACATCCCGCAGTGGTACCCGAATGCGGTGGCGCCGGCCAACTTCGCCCAGCTCGCCAGCGCCTACCGCGCCAGGCACGGCATCGACGCCGCGCTGCTCAAGCGTGCGATCGCGCACGTCTCGGTGAAGAGCCATGCCAACGGCGCGAAGAACCCGAAGGCGCACTTCCAGAAAGCCGTCAGCGAGGAGACGGTGCTCAAGGCACCGATCATCGCCGAGCCGCTGGGCCTGTTCGACTGCGCTGGCGTCTCCGATGGCGCGGCGGCGGTGATCGTGACCACGCCCGACATCGCGCGCGGGCTGGGCAAGAAGGACCTGGTCACCGTCAAGGCGCTGCAGGTCGCGGTGTCCAACGGCTGGGAACTGCAGTCCAGCGAATGGGACGGCAGCTACGTGCACACCGCGCGCATCGCGGCGAAGAGGGCCTACGAGGAAGCCGGCATCCGCAACCCCCGCGAGGAGCTGAGCATGACCGAGGTGCACGACTGCTTCTCGATCACCGAGCTGGTGACCATGGAAGACCTGGGCCTGTCGGACGACGGCAAGGCCGTGCAGGACGTGCTCGATGGCGCCTTCGACGCCGACGGCCGCGTGCCCTGCCAGATCGACGGCGGCCTCAAGTGCTTCGGCCACCCGGTGGGCGCCAGCGGCATCCGCATGCTGTACGAGATCTACCTGCAGCTGCAGGGCCGCGCCGGCCCGCGCCAGCTCGCCAACCCCAAGACCGGGCTGATCCACAACCTGGGCGGCCAGCCCTCGCAGAACGTCTGCTCCGTCTCCATCGTCGGACTGGAAGGTGCCTGA
- a CDS encoding 3-hydroxyacyl-CoA dehydrogenase gives MAKISPTTIGVVGAGTMGRGIVQLFAQAGHTVRCHDAQPGAAAQAVDYVAGMLARTVEKGRMTQAEYEQARGRIHACNGLADLADCEVVVEAIVEDLEVKRALFRELEGLLGEDAILASNTSSLTVSEIAAACRRPQRVAGLHFFNPVPLMKVAEVIAAVRTAPAVVERLRALTQGAGHRAVVTADQPGFLINHAGRGLYTEGLRIVEEQVATPADVDDVLREAMGFRMGPFELLDLTGLDVSSRVMASIYEQFQQEPRFRPSSLVPPRVAAGLFGRKSGEGWYRYEDGKKLTAPARPVPTLPPGLAVWIDPAASGAAGLRELAQAAGARLVERAADARLALVQPWGQDATSTALALQLDPARCVAVDPLPPLALRRTLMLTAVTAPEARDAAHALLAQDGTAVTVINDSPGFIAQRVMATIVNIAANIAQRGIAGVQDLEDAVQLGLGYPHGPLGWGDQLGAARILAILQAQLAATGDPRYRPSPWLARRVALGLPLTTPEAAR, from the coding sequence ATGGCCAAGATCTCCCCCACCACCATCGGCGTCGTCGGTGCCGGCACCATGGGCCGCGGCATCGTGCAGCTGTTCGCCCAGGCCGGCCACACCGTGCGCTGCCACGACGCGCAGCCGGGCGCCGCCGCCCAGGCGGTGGACTACGTCGCCGGGATGCTCGCGCGCACCGTGGAGAAGGGTCGCATGACCCAGGCGGAATACGAGCAGGCGCGCGGCCGCATCCACGCCTGCAACGGCCTGGCCGACCTGGCCGACTGCGAAGTCGTTGTAGAAGCCATCGTCGAGGACCTGGAGGTCAAGCGCGCGCTGTTCCGCGAACTGGAGGGCCTGCTGGGCGAGGACGCGATCCTGGCCAGCAACACCTCCTCGCTGACGGTATCGGAGATCGCCGCCGCGTGCCGCCGCCCGCAGCGCGTCGCCGGCCTGCACTTCTTCAACCCGGTGCCGCTGATGAAGGTGGCCGAGGTGATCGCCGCGGTGCGCACCGCGCCGGCCGTGGTCGAGCGCCTGCGCGCGCTCACCCAAGGCGCCGGCCACCGGGCGGTCGTGACCGCCGACCAGCCCGGCTTCCTGATCAACCACGCCGGCCGCGGCCTCTACACCGAGGGTCTGCGCATCGTCGAGGAGCAGGTGGCCACGCCGGCCGACGTCGACGACGTGCTGCGTGAGGCCATGGGCTTTCGCATGGGGCCGTTCGAGCTGCTCGACCTGACCGGGCTGGACGTGTCCTCGCGCGTGATGGCCTCGATCTACGAGCAGTTCCAGCAGGAGCCGCGCTTCCGCCCCTCGTCGCTGGTGCCGCCGCGGGTCGCCGCCGGCCTGTTCGGCCGCAAGAGCGGCGAAGGCTGGTACCGCTACGAGGATGGCAAGAAGCTGACCGCGCCGGCCCGGCCGGTGCCGACGCTGCCGCCCGGGCTGGCCGTGTGGATCGATCCTGCGGCCAGCGGCGCGGCCGGACTGCGCGAGCTGGCGCAGGCGGCCGGCGCCCGGCTGGTCGAGCGGGCCGCCGACGCCCGGCTCGCGCTGGTCCAGCCCTGGGGCCAGGACGCGACCTCGACCGCGCTCGCACTGCAACTGGATCCGGCGCGCTGCGTCGCGGTCGACCCGCTGCCGCCGCTGGCGCTGCGGCGCACGCTCATGTTGACGGCCGTCACCGCGCCCGAGGCCCGCGACGCCGCCCACGCGCTGCTGGCGCAGGACGGCACCGCCGTCACCGTCATCAACGACAGCCCGGGCTTCATCGCGCAGCGCGTCATGGCCACCATCGTCAACATCGCCGCCAACATCGCCCAGCGTGGCATCGCCGGGGTGCAGGACCTCGAGGACGCCGTGCAATTGGGCCTGGGCTATCCGCACGGACCGCTGGGTTGGGGCGACCAGCTCGGCGCCGCCCGAATCCTGGCCATCCTGCAGGCGCAGCTCGCCGCCACCGGCGACCCGCGCTACCGCCCCAGCCCCTGGCTGGCGCGTCGCGTGGCACTGGGCCTGCCGCTGACCACGCCGGAGGCGGCCCGATGA
- a CDS encoding phytoene desaturase family protein, with translation MTHPYYDAVVIGAGAGGMSAAARLVAAGKKVLLTERLGRLGGRASSEAIDGHIVNIGAIAIERGGVFEETFDLLGVPLDIREPNPATVFYIDGKVINVAKGGWGMLLGTFTKQAAKIGAKFADARAGDLPEAKMSTKEWLSQYTSNETVHAIFRNLCAAIFAANSDELPARAFLTYFAIKGAFKRFGFCPRGTVGLWNDLGDGIRRHGGEIWLDAPVTALHTADGRVTALDIEHEGAIRRVQAGVVIGNIGPAATVALPGAEAFGADYVARARSTPKPAANIVINFATRERLLDVPGLVTFGKTRRLCNMGELTATCPELAPAGWYQYVAYAVPRPATGDFDEQAEIEESLADLRELFPGFKDAKMLSVRVMRNDWPAQRSCAGFDMPQDTPLANFWHVGDAVKEYGDGGTQACAYTGREAASKALAALEMAAA, from the coding sequence ATGACCCATCCCTACTATGACGCCGTCGTGATCGGCGCCGGCGCCGGCGGCATGAGCGCCGCGGCCCGCCTGGTGGCGGCCGGCAAGAAGGTGCTGCTGACCGAACGCCTGGGCCGCCTGGGCGGCCGTGCCTCGAGCGAGGCCATCGACGGCCACATCGTGAACATCGGCGCCATCGCCATCGAGCGCGGCGGCGTGTTCGAGGAGACCTTCGACCTGCTGGGCGTGCCGCTCGACATCCGCGAGCCCAACCCCGCCACCGTCTTCTACATCGACGGCAAGGTGATCAACGTGGCCAAGGGCGGCTGGGGCATGTTGCTGGGCACCTTCACCAAGCAGGCCGCCAAGATCGGCGCCAAGTTCGCCGACGCGCGCGCCGGCGACCTGCCGGAGGCGAAGATGAGCACCAAGGAGTGGCTGTCGCAGTACACCTCCAACGAGACGGTCCACGCCATCTTCCGCAACCTGTGCGCGGCGATCTTCGCGGCCAACAGCGACGAACTGCCGGCGCGCGCCTTCCTCACCTACTTCGCGATCAAGGGCGCGTTCAAGCGCTTCGGCTTCTGCCCGCGCGGCACCGTGGGCCTGTGGAACGACCTGGGCGACGGCATCCGGCGGCACGGCGGCGAGATCTGGCTGGATGCGCCGGTGACGGCGCTGCACACCGCCGACGGCCGCGTCACGGCCCTGGACATCGAGCACGAAGGCGCCATCCGCCGTGTGCAGGCCGGCGTGGTGATCGGCAACATCGGCCCCGCCGCCACCGTGGCGCTGCCCGGCGCCGAGGCCTTCGGTGCGGACTACGTGGCCCGTGCGCGCAGCACGCCCAAGCCGGCCGCCAACATCGTGATCAACTTCGCCACCCGCGAGCGCCTGCTCGACGTGCCCGGCCTGGTCACCTTCGGCAAGACCCGCCGGCTGTGCAACATGGGCGAGCTGACCGCCACCTGCCCGGAGCTGGCGCCGGCCGGCTGGTACCAGTACGTGGCCTACGCCGTGCCGCGCCCGGCCACCGGCGACTTCGACGAGCAGGCCGAGATCGAGGAATCGCTGGCCGACCTGCGCGAGCTGTTCCCCGGGTTCAAGGACGCGAAGATGCTGTCGGTGCGCGTGATGCGGAACGACTGGCCGGCGCAGCGCTCGTGCGCCGGCTTCGACATGCCGCAGGACACGCCGCTGGCCAACTTCTGGCACGTCGGCGATGCGGTCAAGGAGTACGGCGACGGCGGCACCCAGGCCTGCGCCTACACTGGCCGCGAAGCGGCAAGCAAAGCGCTGGCAGCGCTCGAGATGGCCGCGGCCTGA